AGGAAGGGTCAGAGCTGGGAAGGGGAAGCCAGGTCTGAGGAAGTCTGGAGAAAACAACGGGGTATTACTTGGtaggtcagggagggcttccagGAGGAAGCTACTTTAGTTAGGCCTTGAAGGACAAGCAATTTGACTGAAGCTTCTGGTGGTGGGGAGGTAGTGGCAATGCAGACCAAGTTCAGGCCCAGCTCAGGCTTTAGGCTAGGGAAGGGCATGGCAGCCTTGAAGCCTGATCCAGAGTCTGGAATTTATTCTAAGGAgatgtggggggagagggagggacagctGTGCATCCAGGTGCTCGCCTGTAAGGCAGCACGGGGAGGATAGCATGCCACTGCTACTAAGGCCTGCAGATGTGGGAACATGGGGAGGTAAGTGCGGGCTCGTGCCCTTGCATCCATGGGCGGAAGCTGGCAGGGCCCAGCTAGCCTCAGGCACCCTCTGATCCCTGTAGGAAGAGGGAATTGGGGGGGGGACACCTGTGGGCTGAACCACGGGTGGTGACTCAGACCTGGCTATTTTGGGGTCCCAGCTGGAAAGAGTGTGATGGACAAGactggagccagggaggggggGGGTGAGTGGGCGGGTAAAGTTGGCATCGGGAGCCTGGCACCTCTCTCCCTACGCAACCCCCCATCCTCCATAAGGAATGAAGGCAGCAGGGGACACAGTGGGGCTGGGATAACCTAGCCTCACATCTACCCACGGCTCACCCACCCCCGCTTGTACATACTTGGTGGAGTGCCCGTCGATGCCGTTGAACAGCTCCCGCAGCTCCCCAGGGCTGAGAACCCCATCAGCAAAGTAATTCTGGAATTCCTCAAATGAGAGCTTACCAtcatctggggggggggggggtggcagggagcagAGCTGGTATCCCTGACCCCTGCCACCAGATTCAGACCCCCTGCCCAAGGACTACTCAACCAGGTGGAATGGAATTCTGAGCTTGGCCAGGGGACCCGGCTGTTGGAGACAAAAAGGTCCTCGGAGGTGCCCACTCAAGGCAACAGGGCCCACATTGCAGGCACCCAAGGGACAGGGCAGCACACATGTGGCATTACAAAGGGACTCAATACATGTTTGCCAAACGGAGAACCAAATGAACAGCCAGATCATGGGGGCAGGACCTGGACATCACTGGGAGGAGTTGGGGGCTGAGTCTGCTCTGGACCCACGCCCTTCACAGAGAAGCCACTGGGAGGCAGATGAGATCTTCCTGAGAGCGGGAGCCCCTGCCGGTGGCAGCCGCAGCTTAGAAGGGAAGGACCCCTCTCTGCAGGGGCCACGTCACAGTCTAAGTGCACCAGGGGGATGGCCAGAGACCCTGGGGATCTGGCCTGTAAGGTCTGTAAGcagatggggctgggggagcagagtGGGGGGACGGTCCGAGCCTCCCCAGACGGAATGCTGTGAGCCAAATGAGACCAAGCGTCCTGATCAGTAGGTTGGGACACGATCCTCTCTCTAGGAGGCATAAACACAAAAGGGTCTGAAGCCCCCAGACGGAAGTGAGGCCAAGGCTGACTGGCTTCCTTGGCTCAGACGCTCAGCTGGCCAGTCAGGGCACAGCGGGCTGCTCCAAGTCACCTGTGGGCAGCGACTTGCTTGCGGGTTCCCTTGAGGGCTCCTGCTTTAGCTTTCAAGGTTTTCCCAGACATGGGTCTGAGACAACCCGAGACCCAGGGCAGGGGGAGCTGATTCCTTGGACCCAGCACCATCCTGTGCCAGCCTTCCCTGGGTCCAGGTGGTTGGTCACACAGAAATTTCCTGAGCCCTCTAAAGATTTAGGGCCTCCTCTCCATCATCCCACCTTTCCAAGCCCCTTACACAGGGAGCCTGGGATGAAGCATCACACAGACCCGGGTTCAGGGCCCACCACTTAAaaggctgtgtgactttaggcaacccgcttcacctctctgggcttctgctccttcatctgtgaagtggggtgAACAACTCCCAGCTAGCTGGCAATTGTGAGGACAACATGAAGTCACACGGAAGAGTTACCCATAATTGTGCCAGGGCGGTGTGTGAGAGTacgccccccacctccagcctctgaAGAAACCGCATTCCCTCCACTCTCCACACTGCCAAGCTCAACTCCAAACAACCGTCCCTCTGGGAAGGATGCCTTGAGTGGTTTTCCTAATTTGGGTCTCCCCAAGATTGTTCTCCATTCTAGACTGTTCCCCCAAGCCCCACATTTCCCTAAGCCCCCCTGATGTCTCCCACCCCTGTGGACCCAGGGGAAGCCACACTCACCATTCTTATCTGCTCTGCGGAAAACCTAGAGGAcaaaggggcagagaagggaaCTATAAGCGCTGTCTGGGAGGCAAGAGGCCCCCGCCCAACTCATCAGAGCCCCAGCTGGCCAGGCTGCCCCCACCTCGCCTTTCCTCCTGCCCAGATGAGCCCTGTAGGAGGTTTTCCAACAAGAGGGGCACAGGAAGATCACACAGCAGGACCCACCACTTGCTCACTTCTCCTTCGGGGGCTGGCCTCATGGCGGGTGCTCCAGGCGAGTTTCcggcacccccacctcccacacctAGAGTCTATGCTGGATTCTGTCTGATGTACCAGCCCTTGGCATGGTCCCAGcttgaggaaggaggggagatggGCCAAGTTCCTGCGCCCTTGTCCCTGATCTGAACCTCCCTCCACAACTCTGCAGCATGGCCACAGTCCATCCCAGACTCTGCCTACTCAAGGCTGTTTCCCTGGGTGCCTGTTTAAGACCCTGATATGTGGGCAGTGGCTAGTCCTTTCtttgtgggtgcctggggctAACCCTTCCAGGGCTGGGGCTTCCTATGAGTCTGACTCAGTGTGAAGGCCTTGGGTAGGCATGCGTATATGTGCAGGCGTGCGTGTGTGCGTATGCACATGTGCAGGGGGGAGTGAGTGGCAGAAAGCAAGGGTAGACAGATCGTATTtacagagaagcagagatgaaGGGCAACAGATGCAGACAGGAGCAGAGTCAAGACATGTTCAGGGACCAGAGACTCCCAAGTCACCCAAAGCAGCCCAGCAAATAGACTGGCACACCTGGCAAGGAGGGGCAGGGCAAAGTCTGGACAGAGAACCCCTGTCAAGTCCAGGTCCTGAATGCCAGTCCTCTCCAGCCATTTTCTCTGGGTCAGTGAAGGACGGGCATGACTCTAACCCCCCGGCCAGAAACCTGACTCACACAAAGCCTGCCActggctcagggtcacacagcgcCCAGGGTGGCCTGACTGGGGCAGATGGAGATGGTGGGGCGGAGTGCAACACTGAGGACATCTGGGGCCACACCCTAGCATGCATCTGCCTCCCTGTGTGATCGTGGACATATTCCTAACTCCTCAGGCCTTAGTTTTTCCATCTGGGAAGCGGGACAGACAGGTCCCTTCCACCCAGGAAGACTGTCTGTGGTCATGGTGCTGAGTCACTAGGGACAGCAAGGAAGGGACACGAGTACAGTCTTCCCCACAGGCAGAGACCTCTTAAAGTCAGGGCATGAGTGCGTCCAGATGGGGCTGAGCACTAGGGTGAAAGGGGGATATGGGGCTCAGAGCAGGGACCCAGGCTGGCGGGGCTCCTCCATGTTGGTGCCCCCAGGGGGCTGCAGACCCACCTGCCACCCACTGGAGGGATGTAAAGCCGCTGTGGGAAATCCTGACCCACCGTGGGACCCCACAGCCCCTGGGGTCAGATCTGAGGGACTCGGGATCAGCACTAGGTCAGAAGTCAGGACGCTGTTTATTCTTCCAGGCTCCCCTTCCTGGGTCAGCCCAGCCCAGGGTTGCCACAGAGGGAACTGACTGCTCCTGTGATCAAGTGTTGACCGTCCCCACTGCATCAGACACACGGATGGGGTGGACTTGGGTGTGGTGTGGGGGCAGCAGGGGCTGTGACACTGAACCAGGAGACAAGGAGAGAtgaggggagaaacagagaacGGACACAATGGAAACAATGAGGGAGAACGGAGACAGCGGGGTCAGAGACAGcgagaagcagagacagaagcaggggCCCAAacagcagggaaggagagaaacgCACCGAGACGAAGAGCCGGGGGCTGCGGGGGCGGGGACGACGACAGAGAGAGCCAGCGAGACAcggggggagaggggacagagctgGAGAGACGATGacaagcccagggccagaaggcccGCGCCCCACTCACGTCCTGGAAGAGCGCGTGTCCGGTGGGCCCGGCGGAGGCAGGGGGCGCGGGGGGCCGCCGGGGCTCGGGCGCGGGCGGCCGGATCAGGCACACGGTGAGCAGCCCCGCGCACGCCATGGCGCCGCCACCCACTCGCTCCGGCTCGGGCTCGGCCGCGGCTCCCGTTTCTGgacgctgccgccgccgccgccttgGACTTGGGGGGCCGCCCGCCCATTGGCGCCGGCGCGGACGCCGAgggccccgccccccgcagctccaccccccctcccccgctttcCCTACTGGAAAAGCCAACTCCAGTCTTCAGGAGGGCAAGAGCCGCACGCACGTAGTAGTGTAACGCCCAAACTCCCAACACCGCTCCCCTCGGCGGTTGTTACCAGAGCCTCCAGGAGGGTGGGCAACTGCGGAGTCTGGAACCACCCAAGGGGTTATTCCCAGCTTGGACTGGTCAGGGTGTGCCTGGCGGCTTGGGAGTACTACACAGCTGGGAACAGAAGGGCGGGGGTCACACCACGTGCCCACTAAGGGCAGGTCCCAGCCACTGTAGGGTCAGCAGAGTAAACTGCGGTACAACGGAGTGACACCCTGCGGGTGAGACCTGAAAGGGACTTCACTTCTGGGCGTCTCTATCGTTTTCTGCACAGTGGGGGTAAATCATAGAGGCCATAAGGGATTATTGTGGGGACTCACCTACTGACTGTAAAGGGCTTAAAACAGGAACTGGCTCAGAGAAAGCTCACCTAGGGGCTAAACAGGTCAGTGTGGACTggctcccaacccccccccccctccgctTTCAAACTCAGTTCAGccatctttcccctcccctctgccattCTTCAATTCATCTTCCACACAGACCCCAAAGggaactttcaaaataaaaaaacaggatATGTCATTGCTATCTCAGACTCACCAGTGAGTCTGAACTTCTCTCCACTCTGACCCTCACCCCAGGACTCCAAACAGGCTTCTCAGGTCCTCTgttccctgctccctcctgccccagggcctttgcccaCACTGCCCTGTCTGCTAGGTGTGTTCatattttcctcctctgttaaCTCTATCCCACAGCTCTCAGCTCAAGCACCACCCCTTACAGGAAGCCCTctgattttctcatttgtctAATAAGTCTCCTCCGGCCGAGGCTGAGAGCCCCAGGAGAGAACATGTGTACTCAGAACCTAAAAGAACCTGACACAGAATCATGCTGTTGTAACTGTTGCAGGTTTACAAATGCCCAGAAACATCTGGAAGGAACACAGCATTCAGAGTGGCCTCTCTGGTCACTTTGGGAGAGGCGAGGAGTTCACTTACTACTTCACTGAATCAGTTTTTAAGTTAGGACAAAAATAGTGAGGAAGCCTACCTTTCTTGTGGCTAGGAGGCTCAAATTAAATGACACCaagcaggggctgggagaggggaagcagataAGGGGCATTTCCCCAGCCACCCagacctctcccacccccacgtCTGCTCCCAGTACATAGTCCCAAAACCCAGCCCAAACaccatcaaaatatttattaaaaccaAAGCAGGAGGGAACAGAGCGGTTAGGAAGGCAAATCAAAGTGCAGAttggaggggggagggcagagcaaCAAGTGGAGCAGAGGGCCCTGTGGTCTGGGCTAGTGGCACCCTTCACCCACCCCTTCTGCCCACCCTGTCAGTGAAGGTCCCCCACTCACCTTTCCCATCTCACATCCATCCTGGGGGGAAGGTGGGGCCCGGCAGTGACCCCCTGGGGAGGGACCACCCCCTTGATCCACCCATGGCTGTCAGTCAGtcagtctgtctccctccctcactttccCAATAAATAAACCGCTCAGGCCTCAGCTCCTTCGGAGTAGGGCAAAGAACAGCTCAGGGACCCCTGCCCCGCTCAGGGGTATAAGGAGTTGGGGCATCAGTCCCACATCCCTCCTACCCTTTGCTGGTGCCCCAAGCTTGCCAAAGAGGCCTTGATAAATAAATAACGCTCCATTAAAGCTTCAATCAGAAAAACCTTTAAGACGACAGAAGTGCTCTCGCTGTCCTGCAAACAAGCAAGCCAAGGCCTCGCCACCTGGCCTGGTCAGCACGCAGGATTCTGGGGGCAGGTGGCCACCCTGGGCCTCGTGGGGCCCCTGGAGCAAGGAGACCAAAAGTGCAGTTAGAGCCCCCACCACGCGCACACATGgactcatgcacacacacgtggACACACTGGGGCGTGTTTTCAGTGCACGCACAGATGTGTTCACCTTCATTCCCcggtacacgcacacacacatgctcacacaccaCTCACCCCGTGGACACACATGTTGGGTGCCGggtgcatgcacatacacaccaCAAACAGAATCCTTCCCTTCCTGGCTTGCTCAGCCTCCTGGCAGTAGCCAGACTCCAGAGCTAGAAGCTTCTGGAGATAGGGGAGAGGGGTATAAATTAAACGTTTCCAATCAGGATGGGAGGacggccaggggcagggggctccAGGACTGCAAAGACAGGGTGGGCATCTCCGGAGGCCCTGGTCCCCCCGAGCCCCATCAGAAATCCAGAGGGGTAAGGTCCCCAAAGTCACAGTCGAAGAGGTCTCTGATGCCCTCACCCTCCTCAAGGCCAAAGTGGTAGTCGAGGGCCTCATGGGGGGGGGACAGGCTGATGAACTCCTCAGGGAGGAGGCCGGAGAAGTCCTCCCGCACATGTTCCAGGAGAGAGTCGGCCGCTACCAGCGGGGACAGGCGGTCCTCGTCCACAGGGGCCCGCAGGCCGCCCATCCGGGAAAGCAGAGGttctggggagatgggggagcaTCACAGGCCGGGGACGGccggcagggagggcagagggggctATCGTGCCTGCCCACCCCACTGGGAGAGGGACACCGACCCACCGCACCCACCCACCCTTCACCCACCttgctccaggctgagcagggactGGCTGGGATCCGCAGCAGGGGACGAGGGGGGAGATGATGGCGGTGGCACTGTGGTGGCAGGGTCAActgccctgtcctcctccccagaGGCTGTCCCCTGGGATGGGGTCTTCCCAGGGCTGATCCCGCCTGCACTCTCCTCAGGGCACAGGAAAACATCAATGGGGCCTTGTTTGCTCTTAAGGGAGATCTGAAAGGTCTGGGTGGAGGCAGCGGGCAGGGTGAATGGAGGCTCAGTGGACCACCAACCCCGCCCAGCCTGTCCTGGGCAGGTCTGGAGTCCTGGGTCTCACCTCTGAGGAGTCTACGGCTTGGAGCTGGGTCTCAGGAGGGGCCTTGATCACCATGACCATCTGCTCTGCAGGGTCTGCAATACTACGAAGGTCCTGGCAGGTCACGTAGGCCAGGGTTGGTGGAGTCAAGGACCACATGACCTTTGACCTCTGGGCTCACCCACCCAGAGAGTTCGTAAGAACCCATACCTACTTAGTCTGTCCTGTCCTCTTCAtaccccaccccagggcctggcacacagttggTGCTTGAGTCTCTCACacccttgagcctcagtttccacatctgtacaATGACATCATTCCACCCACCTAATCCCAAGGTAATGACGACTGCCTGCAATAATTTGATGTAGGTTACTTAACACAACTCCACGCCTGCTGCTGAGCATTTATTCTGACCCAAGATCTTGGTGTCACTTGGTGGTTGTCTCTAAAACTGATAAACAGAATTTGcagggtgcctagatggctcagtcagttaagcctctgccttcggctcaggtcatgatctctggatcctgggatcgagccccatatcggactccctgctcagcggggagtctgcttttccctccccctgctctcatcCCCTCTCATGCAGatgaagctgaggctcagaggggctcTGTAACTCATCCAGCCTAACACCAAGGAAGCACTCAGCCCAGAACTGGCAACCAAAGCCAGAGCCCCGTCCTGAATTCAGGGCCCGGGGCCGCACCCAACGGTACTGCCCATCCCCCGGCAGCTCCCCTGACAGTCCAAGGATATCGCTGGCTGTCAGCGTCCTCAGAGAGCAGCCGCAGTTGGGTGGTGCAGAGATGGATCAGGTGGTCCAGCTGCCGCTCGCTCTCCTGGAGCTGCCGCAGGTCTTGGGTCAGGCCTTCCAGCCGCCCGCCAATCCCCACTGCCGCGTGGCTGCCTCTGCAGGTGGCAAAGGGAGGGTCTGCAGCTCCCAACCCGGGAGCCCTAACCCTCAGCACCCGGTCTGCTGCTGCCCATCCTGGGAGGCCCAAGCAAGCCTTCATCCCTCTCTGGGTCTGGCGCCTCGGCTGGGAAACAGCAGAGAGCGGAAGCTGGCCTCCAAGTCAGCCTAGCAGGGGTCTGAATTCGGGCCTGGACGGCTGTAAATACCAACATGTCCCTTCCAGGGGGCAGGAGAGGTAGATGATGACATAGGCATGCCACGGAAAACTGTAAGATCATATAAAAGGACGAGAACGTATCAGATGTACAGACACGGACGCACTTCCAGGACGTGTCatcaagtaaaaagaaaagaaaaatgatgcagAAGGGAATGATCCACCAAAACTAAAAAAGATGTGTCCCAGAGAGGGGACTAGCACAGCCAGGGAAGGGGGTGAGAGGgggaaagacaaaacaagaatTAACAAGAACCAAACAGTTGTGTTAGACAATCCTACTGACGGCAAGAGAAGGCAGAACGGCCATCACCTAGGGTAGGAGGGGTGGGCAACACTGGGAAGGAGCCCAGGGAACTTTCTGTGGTGCTGGACATGTTCTTCATCCTGATCTGGACGGTGGCTCACCAGGCGAAGAAATACAGGACGGCGCATGGGGCGGCAGGTGTAGCATCTGCAGACTTTCCTCAGGGAAGCCACCTCCCCCCCAAGCCGTGGTTTCCCCAGCTAGACACGAGGATGCGAGGATGCGGACGGCCACGGTGGTGATCGCCATCAGCTCCTGTACGCTGGCCCGGCCCCGGGCCCCAGCCTCCGCCTGCCCTCCCGAGTGGCTGGTACCTACAGCCACTGGATGTGGTTCTTGGACTTCTTGGCAATGAGCTGGATGCCCTCGAGGACATTGGTGATGTCATAGATGCGCCGTTTCTGCACCTTCAGCACCTCGGCGGCCCAGTTCAGATCAACAACGCCATCGGCTGAGCGGCTCAGCAGCTCCAGGAAGCGCTTCGTGGTCAGATTCAGCGAGGTCTCATAGCGTGACTTCTCCCCTGGGGATTTCACACCTGGGGGTCCAGGACAGAGGGCGCCCTCAGCACCACCCCCACACCCAGCCAGGCGAGCCTTCCAGGCAGGGCAGGAAGATGCGGGGGATGGGCAGATGGCATCTTCCCCTTGGCGAAGCCAacagggagggcctggggctgctgCCTGCCAACCACACAACATTCCTCTTCTGGCTGGGGAACTCCCCACCCCCCGGGGCCTGCAGAAGCCATGCCAGGTGGCCACTCCAGCTGCCCCTCGGGGGCCCCCAGACCTGGCTCAGGGCCAGGCCTCACAGACCGGAGCTTACTTTGCTAGAGTGTTTGTCCGTCCACACCCCCAACTTGGGCCCTGTCAGAGGGCCTGCTGCAGCCCAAGCTCTGTGGGTACCTTTTCCTGGGTGGCGACCTCTGCCCCGGGCCGGCCCGCTGCTCTCAGCCAGGTACTGATGGTCTGTTTCCAGGTCCAATCTCCGCTTTACCTGCGGCAGAAACAATGGGAAGATGCCCAAGAATCAGGAGTGAGGCCTCAGGAGACCTGGCTCAGGGCTTGGTGCTCCTGGGCCACCCATGCCCCACTGTGTGTAGTAGGCTGCCTCAGTGTGTGAGGGTCAGGGAGATCCCAGGGGACACAATCCTACCACACGGAACAGGTCACTCAACAGGAGTTCTAGCTCTGCCACTACTTCCCTGGTGCctgtggtggttttatttttttttaagattttatttatttatttgagagagagagaatgagagagaaagggcatgagaaggggagggtcagagggagaagcagactccccgccgagcagggagccggatgtgggactcgatcctgggaactccagcaccatgacctgagctaaaggcagttgcccagccaactgagcccaGTTGGCCCCTTGTGGTAGTTTTAAAAGAggtttgtaggggcacctgggtggctcaggcgttaagcgtctgccttgggttcattcaggtcatgatcccagggtcctgggatcgagctccctgctcagcaggaagcctgcttctccctctccctctgcttgtgttctttctctcgctttgtctctctctgtcaaataaataaaaatcttaaaataaaagaggtCAACAAATTTCTTGATactcttcttttcaaaaaaatggggCCTAATTCTTTTCGCCTTAAGTATGGGCCAGATCTAGTAACTTCCTTCCAAGGAGCAGTGTGATGGGGGTGATGACAAGTCGCCTCTTGGACTGGGTCAGAGACGCGCTGgagcttccttcttccttcctacaTTGGACCACTCGCCCTGGGGAGAGCTGCGGCCATGTCCCACAGGCCCAAGTGGCAAGGCACTGAGGCCTCCTCCAGTAGCAGTGTGAGTCTTAGAAACAAGTCCTCCAACCTCAGATCCTGAGCCAGAAGCACTAAGCTAAGCCTCCTCTGAATTCCTGCCCCACCAAGTCTGTATGATAATGAATGTTTGTTACTGGggtgttttttaattaagtttttaatttcaattgtAGTATCATTAAcacacagtgttgtattagttaagtgcttgttgttttaagtcatctGGCTCCAGGtcccttgggcaagtcacctccTCTCTGGTTTCTGTGAACATGGTGGCCGCTAGCGCTCACCACATGATTTGCACATGTTAATTCATTCTGTCCTATGGATTAGCAGCACAATAATGGCtctgtttcggggcgcctgggtgcctcagtcgattgggcatttgccttcagcttaggtcatgatctcagggtcctgggatagagccccgcatcgggctccctgcccagggggcgtctgcttctccctctccctctgctgctccccctgcttgtgtgctctggtgctctctgtcaaataaatacataaaatctttaaaaataataataataatcatgattccattttacaaataaagtaacTGAAGTCCAGAAAGGCCCAAGGCCAGATGGCCAGGAAGCGGCTGAGCCAGGATTCCCATCCAGAACGCTCTCGGATTTAGTCACATACACTGGAGGACGGAGATTGCCCCCAAGTCCCACAGGGATCTCAGGCCCATCCTGACTCACACCAGCCAAACCTACCCCTCCCTCACCCACAGGGTTTCCTGAACTAGAACCTCATTAAGGCGGCCATGCCCTCATCACATCTGGTTGCCAAGAAATCCCATCACCACAGTcagtctcctccccacctccatctGTCCCTCTCCAGCCTAGTACCCTCCTGCCACTTCTCTGTGTGAACTTCTGCTGAGATGGGTTTTCTCACAAAACTCTGCCTCCAAGCCTCAGCCCACAGGGCTTCCCTCCCAGAAGagccctcacctccctccctcctcttcacaCGGATTCTTTCCACCTCTGTGGGCAGGCACCTCACCCATTACTTCGGTCCTTCTGATGCCGCAATGACCGGGCCTCTTCTCCTGCCAAAGTGTGTCAAACCCAAGCTTTGCCCACATTACCTCTTCCTACAAATTTCCGGAGACGCGTCTGTCTCACCTGGAAGACAGTGACCCCTCAGAGGCAGGCGCTGGGCCTGAATCCTCACCGTCCGCTGTGGGGCCTGGCGCTAACAAGCGTGTTTGCACGCTCATGGGTGCCCTCGGGCATCCCAGGGGCGGGGGTAGAAGCACTCACACAGGCCAAGTGCCTCTTGTGCACTGAGTTCCGCTAAAGAACAGCGTTCCCCACATTCAGTTATCAAACCCTCTGTCCAGACCTTGCAACAGATGCCGTGAtgacctccccttccccaggggcCTGCACCTCAGAAAGATCATTTGGCCTTGCTCTCGCAAGGGCCAGGAGGTGAGCCCTAACAGGCTGGCACAGAGGCCACGTTCCTATCTGCCACGtgccctgcctccctgctgccTAGTCCAGAAGCCAGCCCCCGAACGCCAGCCTTGTCCCTTGGGCCTGAACCTAGTGTGCACCTGCCAACAGcacccctcctcttctccctgttcCTCAGACCCCTGCCCACCCTGAAGCCAGGTCAGTGCCACACCCTGAAGCAAGGGCTCAAGCAGATGTCCATTTCTGCCACTGCTCTCTAGACAGCTTGGCACAGGAGCCTAAAAAGGCAGAGCTGAACTGCCttctcgtg
The window above is part of the Lutra lutra chromosome 9, mLutLut1.2, whole genome shotgun sequence genome. Proteins encoded here:
- the E2F1 gene encoding transcription factor E2F1 isoform X1 — translated: MAVAGAPTGGPCAPALEALLGAGALRLLDSSQIVIISTAQDASAPPAPAAPAAGPRDPDLLLFATPQAPRPTPSAPRPALGRPPVKRRLDLETDHQYLAESSGPARGRGRHPGKGVKSPGEKSRYETSLNLTTKRFLELLSRSADGVVDLNWAAEVLKVQKRRIYDITNVLEGIQLIAKKSKNHIQWLGSHAAVGIGGRLEGLTQDLRQLQESERQLDHLIHLCTTQLRLLSEDADSQRLAYVTCQDLRSIADPAEQMVMVIKAPPETQLQAVDSSETFQISLKSKQGPIDVFLCPEESAGGISPGKTPSQGTASGEEDRAVDPATTVPPPSSPPSSPAADPSQSLLSLEQEPLLSRMGGLRAPVDEDRLSPLVAADSLLEHVREDFSGLLPEEFISLSPPHEALDYHFGLEEGAPRGPGWPPAPRILRADQARWRGLGLLVCRTARALLSS
- the E2F1 gene encoding transcription factor E2F1 isoform X2 — protein: MAVAGAPTGGPCAPALEALLGAGALRLLDSSQIVIISTAQDASAPPAPAAPAAGPRDPDLLLFATPQAPRPTPSAPRPALGRPPVKRRLDLETDHQYLAESSGPARGRGRHPGKGVKSPGEKSRYETSLNLTTKRFLELLSRSADGVVDLNWAAEVLKVQKRRIYDITNVLEGIQLIAKKSKNHIQWLGSHAAVGIGGRLEGLTQDLRQLQESERQLDHLIHLCTTQLRLLSEDADSQRLAYVTCQDLRSIADPAEQMVMVIKAPPETQLQAVDSSETFQISLKSKQGPIDVFLCPEESAGGISPGKTPSQGTASGEEDRAVDPATTVPPPSSPPSSPAADPSQSLLSLEQEPLLSRMGGLRAPVDEDRLSPLVAADSLLEHVREDFSGLLPEEFISLSPPHEALDYHFGLEEGEGIRDLFDCDFGDLTPLDF